A single Danio rerio strain Tuebingen ecotype United States chromosome 17, GRCz12tu, whole genome shotgun sequence DNA region contains:
- the stx11a gene encoding syntaxin-11a (The RefSeq protein has 3 substitutions compared to this genomic sequence), producing MRDRLVELEGIATKIIKEEEDQADSGDDVDNDEFEQHAVVFEGEDIMEDAFKKAQSIQKEIAQLRMEVKRLGKQNTRFLTSVRRISSIKRDSNTIARSIKTKGESLYARIQKLDGLCKELEEKQGAHSALVRMIRGQFISITGAFHEAMNEYNAAEMAQRDNCMTRIQRQAEIVGKEVTEDQIEEMIETGKWNVFSDDLLTDGRTARSALTEIENRHKELLELESRIRDIRELFFQLALLVEEQGPMVDNIEANVYATQDYVAKATTQIKKAVKYKKKNPCRQIFCCCFPCCNK from the coding sequence ATGCGAGACAGGCTGGTTGAACTGGAAGGTATCGCCACCAAAATCATCAAAGAAGAAGAAGACCAAGCAGACAGTGGAGATGACGTGGACAATGATGAATTTGAGCAGCACGCGGTGGTGTTCGAGGGCGAGGACATCATGGAGGACGCCTTCAAGGAAGCCCAATCCATCCAGAAAGAAATCGCCCAGCTCCGAATGGAGGTGAAGAGGCTGGGTAAGCAGAACACGCGCTTTCTCACCTCCGTCAGACGTATTAGCAGCATCAAGCGCGACTCGAATACCATTGCACGCGGCATCAAAACCAAAGGGGAGAGCCTGTATGCACGGATACAGAAGCTGGATGGTCTTTGCAAAGAGTTGGAGGAGAAACAAGGAGCTCATTCGGCTTTGGTGCGCATGATACGCGGCCAGTTTGTCTCCATAACTGGTGCTTTTCACGAGGCTATGAATGAGTACAATGCAGCAGAAATGGCTCAGAGAGACAACTGCATGACACGCATCCAAAGGCAAGCGGAGATCGTGGGCAAAGAAGTGACTGAGGATCAAATCGAAGAAATGATTGAGACCGGCAAGTGGAACGTTTTCTCTGACGACTTGCTCACGGACGGGCGAACGGCTCGCTCAGCGCTCACTGAGATCGAGAATCGCCACAAGGAGCTTTTGGAGTTGGAGAGTCGCATACGGGACATCCGCGAGTTGTTTTTCCAACTGGCTTTACTGGTGGAGGAACAAGGGCCCATGGTGGACAACATTGAGGCCAATGTATACGCCACCCAAGACTACGTGGCCAAAGCTACAACTCAGATAAAGAAGGCTGTCAAATACAAGAAGAAAAACCCCTGTCGGcagatcttctgctgctgttttcCGTGTTGCAATAAATAA